Proteins co-encoded in one Kribbella solani genomic window:
- a CDS encoding ABC transporter permease, whose protein sequence is MAIALENGRRMFDYWLTVYKRTWKGSLISSFLLPMLYLAAMGIGLGSFVDSNGTGALGGVSYLQFIAPGLLASTALQIAVGEATYPVMSGLKWQKFYHSMIATPLRPADVVYGQLAFIAFRVFSSCTVFLVIIALFGGLKSPLGVLGLPIALLVGLAVAAPIAAYATTLENDSGFAIVFRFGVVPAFLFSGAFFPVSQLPDWIEWLAYVSPLWHAVDLARHLSLGTVNPWLALVNIVYLLAWLVAGTWLAVRGFTRKLIG, encoded by the coding sequence ATGGCGATTGCTCTGGAGAACGGTCGCCGGATGTTCGACTACTGGCTGACCGTCTACAAGCGGACCTGGAAGGGCAGCCTGATCAGCAGCTTCCTGCTGCCGATGCTGTACCTGGCCGCGATGGGGATCGGGCTCGGCTCGTTCGTGGACAGCAACGGGACCGGCGCGCTGGGCGGCGTCAGCTACCTGCAGTTCATCGCGCCGGGGTTGCTCGCCTCGACCGCGTTGCAGATCGCGGTCGGCGAGGCGACGTACCCGGTGATGAGCGGCCTGAAGTGGCAGAAGTTCTACCACTCGATGATCGCGACCCCGCTGCGGCCGGCGGATGTGGTGTACGGGCAGCTGGCGTTCATCGCGTTCCGGGTGTTCAGCTCGTGCACGGTGTTCCTGGTGATCATCGCGTTGTTCGGTGGGCTCAAGTCACCGCTCGGCGTGCTCGGCCTGCCGATCGCGTTGCTGGTCGGTCTGGCGGTCGCCGCGCCGATCGCCGCGTACGCGACCACGCTGGAGAACGACTCCGGTTTCGCGATCGTGTTCCGGTTCGGCGTGGTGCCGGCGTTCCTGTTCTCCGGGGCGTTCTTCCCGGTGTCACAACTGCCGGACTGGATCGAGTGGCTGGCGTACGTGAGCCCGCTGTGGCACGCGGTCGACCTGGCCCGCCACCTGAGCCTCGGCACGGTGAACCCGTGGCTGGCGCTCGTCAACATCGTCTACTTGCTGGCCTGGCTGGTGGCCGGCACCTGGCTGGCCGTTCGCGGCTTCACACGAAAGCTGATCGGCTGA
- a CDS encoding aminoglycoside phosphotransferase family protein — protein MKVTAVVVRPGDQATLTLEVEVDAPSSTWFPDVAPVVEAVRDTYGIEAVVLTCLSDDPPTYLMSPITEPPADATWVYDRPVSSADLPAWTHPEWYDEAPRWIAEHVRATGPWSQLKSWGLSNVLRIPTADGDVYFKALAHSTTIKPVRPDALPFLFAHEPLFLHRASADRPDAVPAPIAIDERRAWMLLRDLGTPLSDETELGVWIDAVRRHARLQRSYADQPERLLEFTCADRRLAVLAAEVDRLLGPNPFTDRLEPAERDRLPERAKQLREAINELAAIGVPETLLHGDLHPRNLAVKDGRVLAFDWTDAALAHPFLDLVTFVEERSPLSREPEVRDAYLSEWEEYADPAALRRALELAEELGALYQVMTYLHLPDYLTGPSKESMYRGGVWWLRRLLTV, from the coding sequence ATGAAGGTAACGGCTGTCGTGGTCCGTCCGGGCGATCAAGCGACCCTCACGCTGGAGGTGGAGGTCGACGCGCCGTCGAGTACGTGGTTCCCGGATGTCGCGCCGGTGGTGGAGGCGGTCCGCGACACGTACGGCATCGAGGCCGTCGTCCTCACCTGTCTGTCCGACGACCCGCCCACGTACCTGATGAGCCCGATCACCGAACCACCCGCCGACGCGACGTGGGTGTACGACCGGCCGGTCAGCTCGGCCGATCTGCCCGCCTGGACGCATCCGGAGTGGTACGACGAGGCGCCGCGGTGGATCGCCGAGCATGTCCGAGCGACCGGCCCGTGGTCGCAGCTCAAGTCCTGGGGTCTGTCGAACGTCCTGCGCATCCCGACCGCCGACGGCGACGTGTACTTCAAAGCGCTCGCGCACTCGACCACGATCAAGCCGGTACGGCCGGACGCGCTGCCGTTCCTCTTCGCGCACGAGCCGCTCTTCCTGCACCGCGCGTCCGCCGATCGCCCGGATGCGGTCCCAGCGCCGATCGCCATCGACGAGCGGCGGGCGTGGATGTTGCTGCGCGACCTCGGTACGCCGCTGTCCGACGAGACCGAGCTCGGCGTCTGGATCGATGCGGTCCGTCGCCATGCCCGGTTACAGCGAAGCTACGCGGATCAGCCCGAGCGGCTGCTGGAGTTCACCTGCGCCGATCGGCGGCTGGCTGTCCTCGCGGCCGAGGTCGACCGCCTGCTCGGCCCCAACCCGTTCACCGACCGGCTCGAACCGGCCGAACGGGACCGGCTGCCGGAGCGCGCGAAACAGTTGCGCGAGGCAATCAACGAGCTGGCCGCGATCGGCGTACCCGAGACGTTGCTGCACGGCGATCTGCACCCGCGCAACCTCGCCGTGAAGGACGGCCGGGTCCTCGCCTTCGACTGGACCGATGCCGCGCTGGCGCATCCGTTCCTGGACCTGGTGACCTTCGTCGAGGAGCGCTCGCCGCTGTCCCGCGAACCGGAAGTGCGGGACGCGTACTTGAGCGAGTGGGAGGAATACGCCGACCCGGCCGCGCTGCGGCGCGCGCTTGAACTCGCCGAGGAGCTCGGGGCGTTGTACCAGGTGATGACGTACCTGCACCTGCCCGACTACTTGACCGGACCGAGCAAGGAGTCGATGTACCGCGGCGGCGTGTGGTGGCTGCGACGACTCCTAACGGTGTAG
- a CDS encoding MerR family transcriptional regulator has protein sequence MERTVSEVAKLAGVSVRTLRHYDAIGLLPPGRVATNGYRYYGRSELLRLQRILLLRELDVPLPAISRILDEQEDEVTALRGHREQLLAERKRLDTMLGSVERTIAGVSGDETVTDAEFFTGLTEARSRLHTELAERFGAEVVEGFERAVRETDGWTREDYEQLGDEGRRLLLRMAAARDRGVRPDSPEGLELIELHYQGVLELWPATPTTYYALGDLLVENADQRAIIETVDKDLPEWLAAGVRAYAVRRLGYAQNDKKTVRGGV, from the coding sequence GTGGAGCGTACGGTCAGTGAGGTGGCCAAGCTGGCCGGTGTCTCGGTACGGACACTGCGTCACTACGACGCCATCGGACTGCTACCGCCGGGCCGCGTAGCGACGAACGGCTACCGGTACTATGGCCGGTCGGAGCTGCTCCGGCTGCAGCGGATTCTGCTACTCCGGGAGCTTGACGTACCGCTGCCCGCGATCTCCCGCATCCTGGACGAGCAGGAGGATGAGGTCACCGCACTGCGCGGACACCGCGAGCAGTTGTTGGCGGAGCGCAAACGGCTGGACACCATGCTCGGGTCGGTCGAACGGACGATCGCGGGTGTATCCGGTGACGAGACGGTGACCGATGCGGAGTTCTTCACCGGACTGACCGAGGCGCGGTCCCGGCTGCATACCGAACTGGCTGAGCGGTTCGGCGCGGAGGTTGTCGAAGGGTTCGAGCGAGCCGTACGGGAGACCGACGGCTGGACGCGGGAGGACTACGAGCAGCTGGGCGACGAGGGCCGTCGGCTGCTACTGCGGATGGCCGCGGCCCGGGACCGCGGCGTACGGCCGGATTCACCCGAAGGACTCGAGCTGATCGAGCTGCATTACCAGGGCGTACTCGAGCTGTGGCCCGCGACGCCGACGACGTACTACGCGCTCGGTGATCTCCTGGTCGAGAACGCGGATCAGCGCGCCATCATCGAGACCGTGGACAAGGATCTGCCCGAGTGGCTCGCGGCGGGAGTGCGGGCGTACGCGGTGCGACGGCTCGGGTATGCCCAAAACGACAAGAAAACTGTCCGTGGGGGCGTCTAG
- the ilvA gene encoding threonine ammonia-lyase has protein sequence MIEARDVVRAAELLHDVVAPTPLEYSRWLSELVGGDVFLKCENLQRTGSFKLRGAYVRMARLSKSERDRGVVAASAGNHAQGVALAAQLLGIKSTVFMPNGAPIPKEKATRAYGAEIRFVGTSIDDCLTAARAYAAETGAVLIHPFDHPDIVAGQATTGLEIVEQCPQVRTVVVPTGGGGLLAGIATAMQRDGMPIEVVGVQAAGAAAYPASLAAGEPVQLDRMTTMADGIAVGLPGKVPFETIQQYVGDVRTVGEDSLSKAVLLVLERAKLVVEPAGAAAVAAVLDEPKRFKPPVVVVLSGGNIDPLLLMRVIRHGMAAAGRYLSLRVRIPDTPGGLATLLTELAALDANLIEVVHERISETLSLEEVEVALQLELRGEEHRQRILTDLTANGYSYTLN, from the coding sequence GTGATCGAGGCCAGGGATGTGGTCCGGGCGGCCGAGCTGCTGCACGATGTGGTCGCGCCGACTCCGTTGGAGTACTCGCGGTGGCTGAGCGAGCTAGTCGGCGGTGACGTCTTCCTGAAGTGCGAGAACCTGCAGCGAACCGGGTCGTTCAAACTGCGTGGGGCGTACGTACGGATGGCGCGACTGTCCAAATCCGAGCGCGACCGTGGCGTCGTCGCGGCCAGCGCGGGCAACCACGCGCAGGGCGTCGCGCTGGCGGCGCAGTTGCTCGGGATCAAGTCGACCGTGTTCATGCCGAACGGCGCGCCGATCCCGAAGGAGAAGGCGACCCGCGCGTACGGCGCCGAGATCCGCTTCGTCGGTACGTCGATCGACGACTGCCTGACCGCGGCGCGGGCGTACGCGGCCGAAACCGGCGCGGTGCTGATCCACCCGTTCGACCACCCGGACATCGTCGCCGGCCAGGCGACCACCGGGCTGGAGATCGTCGAGCAGTGCCCGCAGGTGCGGACCGTCGTCGTACCGACCGGTGGTGGCGGCTTGCTCGCCGGGATCGCGACCGCGATGCAGCGGGACGGGATGCCGATCGAGGTCGTCGGCGTCCAGGCGGCCGGCGCGGCGGCGTACCCGGCGTCGCTGGCGGCGGGGGAGCCGGTGCAACTCGACCGGATGACCACGATGGCGGACGGGATCGCGGTCGGCCTGCCGGGGAAGGTGCCGTTCGAGACGATCCAGCAGTACGTCGGCGATGTCCGTACCGTCGGCGAGGACTCGTTGTCGAAGGCAGTCCTGCTGGTACTGGAACGCGCCAAGCTGGTGGTCGAGCCGGCCGGTGCGGCCGCGGTTGCTGCCGTACTGGATGAGCCGAAGCGGTTCAAACCGCCGGTGGTCGTGGTGCTGTCCGGTGGCAACATCGACCCGTTGCTGTTGATGCGGGTGATCCGGCACGGCATGGCGGCGGCCGGCCGGTACCTGTCGTTGCGAGTACGCATCCCGGACACGCCAGGCGGACTGGCCACGTTGCTGACCGAGCTGGCGGCACTGGACGCCAACCTGATCGAGGTCGTGCACGAGCGGATCTCAGAGACGCTCAGCCTGGAGGAGGTCGAGGTAGCGCTTCAGCTGGAGCTGCGCGGCGAGGAACACCGCCAACGCATCCTCACCGATCTCACCGCGAACGGCTACAGCTACACCCTCAACTGA
- a CDS encoding MarR family winged helix-turn-helix transcriptional regulator, translating into MTATKVSGGPGETTADVREWRELLARHADLTCALDRALQAGHSLGMSEYEVLERLAELPEHSAKVATIAKSVHLSQSALSRVIGRLETAGLVERHMCPEDRRAVNVRLTAEGLHRQQEAQPTQREVLAQRLHAPLVKSCEPTRLT; encoded by the coding sequence ATGACCGCTACGAAGGTCAGCGGTGGGCCTGGTGAGACCACCGCCGATGTGCGCGAATGGCGCGAGCTACTGGCTCGCCACGCGGACCTCACCTGCGCCCTTGACCGGGCACTGCAGGCCGGTCACTCGCTCGGCATGAGTGAGTACGAGGTGCTGGAGCGGCTCGCCGAGCTGCCGGAGCACTCCGCCAAGGTCGCAACGATCGCCAAGTCCGTACACCTGAGTCAGAGCGCGCTGTCGCGCGTGATCGGCCGGCTGGAGACTGCCGGCCTGGTCGAGCGGCACATGTGCCCGGAGGACAGGCGCGCGGTCAACGTACGGCTGACCGCCGAGGGACTGCACCGCCAGCAGGAAGCCCAGCCGACGCAGCGCGAAGTGCTCGCGCAGCGCCTGCACGCACCGCTGGTGAAGAGCTGCGAGCCCACTCGCCTGACCTGA
- a CDS encoding bacteriocin fulvocin C-related protein: MPEASKPRAQLDRKQFLRLGLGAGVAAGIVLTGKLPAFATGTTSDVQAWVDARQGRLPQTYDEITRLPMAYRRAVFTQLSLPVRQELWLEQLRRHRATGPALVGKQAAVLDEFEAFVRRGFEHSGAEFGTRERFDELVRSAYRREDAQALFGTLGPVENAGMAPADSCACSTWDDWCGDFCAFRKYNCTRTSYGCGGGWSFHCDGYCN; this comes from the coding sequence GTGCCGGAGGCATCGAAGCCCCGCGCTCAGCTGGACCGCAAGCAGTTCCTCCGCCTTGGCCTGGGCGCCGGTGTGGCAGCAGGGATCGTGCTTACCGGCAAGCTGCCCGCATTCGCCACCGGTACGACCAGCGACGTACAGGCCTGGGTGGATGCACGCCAGGGCAGACTGCCGCAGACGTACGACGAGATCACGCGGCTGCCGATGGCGTACCGGAGGGCCGTGTTCACCCAGCTGTCGTTGCCGGTGCGGCAGGAGCTCTGGCTGGAGCAGCTACGTCGGCACCGCGCCACTGGACCGGCACTGGTCGGCAAGCAGGCCGCTGTACTGGATGAGTTCGAGGCGTTCGTACGGCGTGGGTTCGAGCACTCCGGGGCGGAGTTCGGAACGCGGGAACGGTTCGACGAGTTGGTGCGGTCGGCGTACCGGCGTGAGGACGCGCAGGCGCTGTTCGGCACACTCGGACCGGTTGAGAACGCCGGGATGGCACCGGCTGACAGTTGTGCGTGTTCGACCTGGGACGACTGGTGTGGCGACTTCTGCGCGTTCCGGAAGTACAACTGCACCCGGACCTCGTACGGCTGTGGTGGCGGGTGGAGCTTCCACTGCGATGGGTACTGCAACTAG
- a CDS encoding peroxidase family protein — MGTATSYSRAFALPPFAEHAPEVVAALLELGRANGPLDARDDLTMDPGLLAAEPGGGAQDTVSAFFGQFVSHDLSLDPRTRLARPADPFLTTNHRTPWLDLDSVYAAGPPALHFDPKDPALLIVGSNGQYEDVPRAPDGTTMTFDLRNDDTLMLSALHAAFLRFHNHVVERLRASGVTSFAAYRREVVWHYQWIIRHEYLAGLVEPGTCERATGLAPPGTGLPGTGLPGTGLPVELQIALRFGHAQLRPAYQVNNKLTAYLFSPDNPDLRGGCPGPDRYVDWRELLATNARPIRRSVCTPLFRLPRHANPAGDLPVSLPQRDLLRHLTWQIPSGQAIATALGIPVLAAADLAELQPYGLDRSTPLWYYLLAEAEVVTAGATLGPLGSRLLAETMLGPLADPSHAAPADWRPTLPSATPNHFTLADLFALAGVLDR, encoded by the coding sequence ATGGGTACTGCAACTAGTTACAGCCGCGCGTTCGCACTGCCGCCGTTCGCCGAACACGCCCCGGAGGTCGTCGCGGCGCTGCTCGAGCTAGGTCGTGCGAACGGTCCGCTCGACGCGCGCGACGACCTCACCATGGACCCCGGCCTACTCGCGGCTGAACCGGGTGGTGGAGCACAGGACACGGTGAGTGCGTTCTTCGGGCAGTTCGTCAGTCATGACCTGTCGCTCGATCCGCGAACGCGGTTGGCCCGTCCGGCCGATCCGTTCTTGACCACCAACCACCGCACGCCCTGGCTGGACCTCGACTCCGTGTACGCCGCCGGACCGCCAGCACTTCACTTCGACCCGAAGGACCCGGCACTGCTCATAGTCGGGTCCAACGGCCAGTACGAGGACGTACCGCGCGCACCGGACGGCACCACCATGACATTCGACCTGCGCAACGACGACACGCTGATGCTCAGTGCGCTGCATGCCGCGTTCCTGCGCTTCCACAACCACGTGGTCGAACGGCTACGGGCCTCCGGAGTGACCAGCTTCGCCGCGTACCGTCGTGAGGTCGTTTGGCACTACCAGTGGATCATCCGCCACGAGTACCTGGCCGGTCTGGTCGAGCCGGGCACGTGCGAGCGCGCCACTGGGCTCGCACCGCCTGGTACTGGGCTGCCTGGTACCGGGCTGCCTGGTACCGGGCTGCCTGTTGAGCTGCAGATCGCACTGCGGTTCGGGCATGCGCAGCTGCGGCCGGCGTACCAGGTGAACAACAAGCTGACCGCCTATCTGTTCAGCCCGGACAATCCCGACCTGCGCGGTGGCTGCCCTGGCCCAGACCGGTACGTCGACTGGCGCGAGCTGCTCGCAACCAATGCGCGGCCGATACGGCGTTCGGTGTGTACTCCGCTGTTCCGGCTGCCACGCCACGCCAATCCAGCAGGTGACCTACCGGTTTCACTGCCACAGCGCGATCTGCTTCGGCACCTCACTTGGCAGATCCCATCCGGTCAGGCCATTGCCACAGCTCTGGGCATACCAGTCCTGGCAGCCGCTGACCTCGCTGAGCTGCAGCCGTACGGTCTGGATCGCTCCACGCCGCTCTGGTACTACCTACTCGCCGAAGCCGAGGTGGTGACAGCCGGAGCCACACTTGGTCCACTGGGCAGCCGCTTGCTCGCGGAAACCATGCTTGGCCCGCTGGCCGACCCCAGCCATGCTGCGCCCGCGGACTGGCGCCCCACTCTCCCGAGCGCGACGCCGAACCACTTCACCCTCGCTGACTTGTTCGCATTGGCCGGAGTACTCGACCGGTGA
- a CDS encoding ABC transporter ATP-binding protein — protein MSEQRESLVHVRGLRKSYGDFEAVRGIDLDVWRGEAFGFLGPNGAGKSSTMRMIGAVSPTSGGTLRILGLDPATDGPAIRGRLGVCPQEDTLDTELTVRENLTIYGRYFGLSRAECRNRADELLEFVALTEKAKVKVDELSGGMKRRLTIARSLVSKPDLLLLDEPTTGLDPQARHLLWDKLFRLKQAGVTLIITTHYMDEAEQLCDRLVVMDGGLIAAEGSPAELIRDYSTREVTELRFGPDVMLADHDALAGKVEDLAQRIEVLPDRLLLYTDDGERAVAAVHERGLQPAAVLVRRSTLEDVFLRLTGRTLVD, from the coding sequence GTGAGTGAGCAGCGGGAATCCTTGGTTCATGTCCGCGGCCTGCGGAAGTCGTACGGCGACTTCGAGGCGGTCCGTGGGATCGACCTGGACGTGTGGCGGGGTGAGGCGTTCGGGTTCCTCGGCCCGAACGGCGCGGGCAAGTCGTCGACGATGCGGATGATCGGCGCGGTCTCCCCGACCAGCGGCGGGACGCTCCGGATTCTCGGCCTGGACCCGGCCACCGACGGGCCGGCGATCCGCGGCCGGCTCGGCGTCTGCCCGCAGGAGGACACCCTCGACACCGAGCTCACCGTCCGGGAGAACCTGACCATCTACGGGCGGTACTTCGGGCTCAGCCGGGCCGAGTGCCGCAACCGCGCGGACGAGTTGCTGGAGTTCGTCGCGCTCACCGAGAAGGCGAAGGTGAAGGTCGACGAGCTGTCCGGCGGGATGAAGCGGCGGTTGACGATCGCGCGGTCGCTGGTCAGCAAGCCCGACCTGCTGCTGCTCGACGAGCCGACCACGGGGCTGGACCCGCAGGCGAGGCACCTGTTGTGGGACAAGCTGTTCCGGCTCAAACAGGCCGGTGTCACGCTGATCATCACCACGCACTACATGGACGAGGCCGAGCAGTTGTGCGACCGGCTGGTGGTGATGGACGGCGGACTGATCGCGGCCGAGGGTTCGCCGGCCGAGCTGATCCGCGACTACTCGACCCGCGAGGTCACCGAGCTGCGCTTCGGGCCGGACGTGATGCTCGCCGACCACGACGCCCTGGCCGGCAAGGTGGAGGATCTCGCGCAACGGATCGAAGTCCTGCCGGACCGCCTCCTGCTCTACACCGACGACGGAGAGCGTGCCGTCGCCGCCGTCCACGAGCGCGGCCTGCAACCGGCTGCGGTCCTGGTCCGTCGTTCCACCTTGGAGGACGTGTTCCTCCGCCTGACCGGCCGGACGCTGGTGGACTGA
- a CDS encoding ABC transporter permease — MATIAARVLPVPVRLGGGRHIVERNFLLYRRSWVVFLSGFFEPVFYLLSIGIGVAHLVGDFTLSDGTRIAYAAFVAPAMLASSAMNGAIFDSTYNIFFRMKYAKLYDSMLATPLRPWDVATGEVTWALLRGAIYSAMFVVVMLLMGLVKSWWALLALPASVLIGFAFAGAGMALTTFMRSWQDFEFVQLAIMPMFLFSATFYPVETYPGVIRWLVEITPLYQGVVLERAFTTGNVGWFLLVHAGYLAAMGAFGMYVASRRLGKLLLK; from the coding sequence ATGGCGACCATTGCGGCCCGGGTGCTGCCTGTTCCGGTTCGGCTCGGCGGGGGCCGGCATATCGTCGAGCGGAACTTCCTGCTGTACCGGCGGTCCTGGGTGGTGTTCCTGTCCGGGTTCTTCGAGCCGGTGTTCTACCTGTTGTCGATCGGGATCGGCGTCGCGCATCTCGTCGGCGACTTCACCCTGTCCGACGGGACCAGGATCGCGTACGCGGCGTTCGTCGCGCCGGCCATGCTGGCGAGTTCGGCCATGAACGGGGCGATCTTCGACTCGACGTACAACATCTTCTTCCGGATGAAGTACGCCAAGCTGTACGACTCGATGCTGGCGACGCCGCTGCGGCCGTGGGACGTGGCGACCGGTGAGGTGACCTGGGCGCTGCTGCGCGGAGCCATCTACTCGGCGATGTTCGTCGTGGTGATGCTCCTCATGGGCCTGGTGAAGTCGTGGTGGGCGCTGCTCGCGCTGCCCGCCTCGGTGCTGATCGGGTTCGCGTTCGCCGGCGCGGGGATGGCGCTGACCACGTTCATGCGCAGTTGGCAGGACTTCGAGTTCGTTCAACTGGCGATCATGCCGATGTTCCTGTTCTCGGCGACCTTCTACCCGGTCGAGACATACCCCGGGGTGATCCGTTGGCTGGTCGAGATCACCCCGTTGTACCAGGGTGTCGTGCTGGAGCGGGCCTTCACCACCGGCAACGTCGGCTGGTTCCTGCTCGTACACGCCGGCTACCTGGCCGCGATGGGTGCCTTCGGCATGTACGTCGCGTCGCGCCGCCTGGGCAAGCTCTTGCTGAAGTGA